In Cheilinus undulatus linkage group 16, ASM1832078v1, whole genome shotgun sequence, one DNA window encodes the following:
- the LOC121524221 gene encoding glycine-rich cell wall structural protein-like produces MLDGGQEGGLEGGQEGGLDRGIEGGLQEGLEGGLDRGIEGGLQEGLEGGLDGGIEGGLQEGLEGGLDGGIEGGLQEGLEGGLEGGMEGGLQEGLEGGLEGGMEGGLQEGLEGGLDGGIEGGLQEGLEGGLDGGIEGGLQEGLEGGLEGGMEGGLQEGLEGGLEGGMEGGLQEGLEGGLEGGMEGGLQEGLEGGLDGGIEGGLQEGLEGGLEGGMEGGLQEGLEGGLEGGMEGGLQEGLEGGLDGGIEGGLQEGLEGGLDGGIEGGLQEGLEGGLEGGMEGGLQEGLEGGLEGGMEGGLQEGLEGGLEGGMEGGLKGGQEGGPE; encoded by the coding sequence ATGCTAGACGGGGGACAAGAGGGAGGGCTAGAGGGGGGACAAGAGGGAGGGCTAGACAGAGGGATAGAGGGAGGACTACAGGAAGGTCTAGAGGGTGGTCTAGACAGAGGGATAGAGGGAGGACTACAGGAAGGTCTAGAGGGTGGTCTAGACGGAGGGATAGAGGGAGGACTACAGGAAGGTCTAGAGGGTGGTCTAGACGGAGGGATAGAGGGAGGACTACAGGAAGGTCTGGAGGGTGGTCTAgaaggagggatggagggaggacTACAGGAAGGTCTGGAGGGTGGTCTAgaaggagggatggagggaggacTACAGGAAGGTCTAGAGGGTGGTCTAGACGGAGGGATAGAGGGAGGACTACAGGAAGGTCTAGAGGGTGGTCTAGACGGAGGGATAGAGGGAGGACTACAGGAAGGTCTGGAGGGTGGTCTAgaaggagggatggagggaggacTACAGGAAGGTCTGGAGGGTGGTCTAgaaggagggatggagggagggctACAGGAAGGTCTGGAGGGTGGTCTAgaaggagggatggagggaggacTACAGGAAGGTCTAGAGGGTGGTCTAGACGGAGGGATAGAGGGAGGACTACAGGAAGGTCTGGAGGGTGGTCTAgaaggagggatggagggagggctACAGGAAGGTCTGGAGGGTGGTCTAgaaggagggatggagggaggacTACAGGAAGGTCTAGAGGGTGGTCTAGACGGAGGGATAGAGGGAGGACTACAGGAAGGTCTAGAGGGTGGTCTAGACGGAGGGATAGAGGGAGGACTACAGGAAGGTCTGGAGGGTGGTCTAgaaggagggatggagggaggacTACAGGAAGGTCTGGAGGGTGGTCTAgaaggagggatggagggagggctACAGGAAGGTCTGGAGGGTGGTTTAGAAGGAGGAATGGAGGGAGGGCTAAAGGGAGGGCAAGAGGGTGGTCCAGAATGA